In one window of Deltaproteobacteria bacterium DNA:
- a CDS encoding UbiX family flavin prenyltransferase, producing the protein MTTRRIVLAISGASGMIHAFSLARALRAVSGLEVHGIISDGARQVLRHELGTDGAELEACFHYLHDPANVAAPPASGSWPHQGMIVCPCSMASLAAIACGVGSNLLHRAADVTLKERRPLILVPRETPLHEIHLRNMLRAQRAGAVIMPPCPGFYHRPETLDALVAQFSGRVLEQLGLDHDLYARWGGPVA; encoded by the coding sequence ATGACCACTCGCAGAATCGTGCTGGCCATTTCCGGTGCCAGCGGCATGATCCACGCTTTTTCCCTGGCCAGGGCTCTGCGCGCCGTTTCCGGCCTGGAGGTGCACGGCATCATTTCCGATGGCGCCAGGCAGGTCCTGCGCCATGAACTCGGCACGGACGGGGCGGAGCTGGAAGCCTGTTTTCATTATCTTCACGATCCCGCCAATGTCGCCGCTCCTCCGGCCAGCGGCTCCTGGCCGCACCAGGGCATGATCGTCTGCCCCTGTTCCATGGCCAGTCTGGCCGCCATTGCCTGCGGAGTGGGCTCCAATCTGCTGCACCGGGCCGCCGACGTGACCCTGAAGGAACGTCGGCCGCTTATCCTGGTGCCGCGCGAAACGCCACTGCATGAAATTCATCTGCGCAACATGCTCCGCGCCCAGCGCGCCGGGGCCGTCATCATGCCGCCATGTCCGGGTTTTTACCATCGCCCGGAGACCCTCGACGCCCTGGTGGCCCAATTTTCCGGTCGCGTTTTGGAACAGCTTGGCCTGGATCATGACCTGTATGCCCGTTGGGGCGGACCGGTGGCCTGA